One window from the genome of Hypanus sabinus isolate sHypSab1 chromosome 16, sHypSab1.hap1, whole genome shotgun sequence encodes:
- the kdm4b gene encoding lysine-specific demethylase 4B isoform X4, whose translation MASENPGPPNPHCKIMTFHPTMEEFKDFGKYIAYMESQGAHRAGLAKVVPPKEWKPRKSYDEIDDMTIPAPIQQVVTGQSGLFTQYNIQKKSMTVGEYRKLANSEKYCTPRHIDFDDLERKYWKNLTFVSPIYGADISGSLYDSNIEEWNIGNLNTLLDMVEQECGIVIEGVNTPYLYFGMWKTTFAWHTEDMDLYSINYLHFGEPKS comes from the exons ATGGCATCAGAAAATCCAGGTCCTCCTAATCCACACTGCAAGATCATGACCTTCCATCCAACTATGGAAGAGTTCAaagattttggaaaatatattgcTTATATGGAATCTCAGGGAGCCCATCGGGCAGGACTGGCAAAG GTCGTTCCACCTAAGGAGTGGAAACCAAGGAAGTCATATGATGAAATAGATGATATGACTATACCAGCTCCAATTCAGCAGGTGGTGACTGGCCAGTCAGGACTTTTCACACAGTACAACATCCAGAAGAAATCCATGACTGTAGGAGAGTACAGGAAGCTGGCCAACAGTGAGAA ATATTGTACACCACGTCATATAGATTTTGATGATCTTGAACGCAAATACTGGAAGAACCTGACCTTTGTTTCTCCCATCTACGGAGCTGATATCAGTGGTTCTCTGTATGACAGT AACATTGAGGAGTGGAATATCGGAAATCTGAACACATTGCTGGATATGGTGGAGCAGGAGTGTGGAATTGTGATTGAAGGTGTGAATACTCCATACTTGTACTTTGGAATGTGGAAAACCACATTTGCCTGGCACACCGAAGATATGGATCTCTACAGCATTAACTATTTGCACTTTGGAGAACCCAAATCTTG